The genomic DNA GGGATTCCCCACCCCTCCCGCACCGCCGGGGATCCGGCGGGCCTGGCGCGAGTCCCTGCCCGGCGCCCTGGCCCGGCCCCCGGGTCGGAGGAGCCCGGAGCCCGCCCTAGGAGCCTCAGCCCAGCGGCGACAGCGACTGCAGTCGGGAGGTGAGCGGGAGCCGAGGAATGGAGGCTAAAGCCGGGTTGGGGCGTCCGCGGGGAGCGGGGTCGGGGGCCGCGGTCAGGGGGTCTAGCAGCAGGGCGTGGGACAAGAGTGGAGTTTTGAGGCCACTCAGAAAGGAGGTCTGAGCGAGAGTGCACATTTTTTTCTGCATCCAACCCCCTGTCCTGACCTCATTTCTTTCTCAAAGCACCCCTTGGCCTTCCCTGGAAGTGTGACCTCTGCACCCCGCCCGCAGCCTTGGAAGGCTCTGGTGGCCTCCTTTCCTAGGCAGACTGTGGCTGGGGTGAAGATTGAGCCGATTGTGCATTAAGTCAAAGACAAACCTGCTTCCAGGTGCTCTCCCCATTATACCACACTGCTTCCACTCTCGCCTCTTAAAGGACCCCTCTCTTAATTCTTGAGAACCCTGCAAGGTTTCCCTGGTCAATATGGGGGTGGGGTCAGAGGAGTCACTCTGGAAAGCTCCTGGGCTAGATAAAGTGTTGACAAGATAGGAAGAGGCTGgtcagagagtagaagggaaaatTAAGCCTTAGGAggtatcttttttggggggtgggggggaggcttgAGATACGAGGTAGAAGTAAAACTGAGATTTGAAGGTAGAGGAAACCCAGAAataaaggaaagggaggaggaaaagtGGAAAGGGCAGATTGCAAATGTCATGAATGTGATGATCATTTTTAGGGCCATATCAGATGTCCTATAAAAGAGTCAGCCCATTCCTTTGTCAAAGTACCTCTAAATAAGATTGCACAATTTTACATAATAGTAGAGTATTCTATATATCTATTAAAATCAGCAAAGcacaattttttaacatataaaactatttttttaacattacaaAATTACCTTATATTGATGGCAGCATATTTTAGTAGGAGATGTGGACTATAGTCTTGGTTCTGGAAAAGAAATTAACACAGTAACATGCTTAGAAACTTAAAATGTGAATAAGCACCTGCAAGTACTAGAATGTCACTATATAAATATTTTGCAAATTGTGAaagaaaaatgtacttttaaaatatatatattttttatttcaaagaggaaaggagagggaaagagagagagaaacatcagtgatgagagagaaccattgttcggctgccgcctgcacaccccacactggaaatcgaacccacaatccgggcttgtgccctgaccaggaatcgaatcatgacctcttagttcataggtcgacacttaaccactgaaccacaccggttgggcaggttgtttttttaaatcctcactggatgatacgtttttattgatttttagagaaggagagaaagagagagagaagcatctatgtgagaaacatggatatgtTGTCTtctgtacacaccccaactgaagatcaaacccgcaacctggttATATactctgaccagaaatcgaacccaagaTCCTGCTGGTGcataggctgacactccaaccacactggccagggcaaaatgtACTTTTTGAAAATCAGTGCAAGCATACTAGCCTATGAAATGAATGGTACCCCTTCTTGCTATGCAGTACACAGTCTGCTCAATGTTACCATGAGCCTTGAAGTAAGCAGCTTTCCTTTTATCtaaggtcttttatttttttttttgagatgcaTGAATCATTTTAATTTGCTGAATGTGTGTTATGTGCCGTTGAGTTGGCTCCTACGCCTGATgaccctatgaatgagtgatgtccacaatGTCCTGTCCCCAACAGACCTACTCAGATCCTGGAGACTCATGCCTatgacttctctcttttttttagaggaagtttattaaagctgaggagagtgaaacaaggaagggcctagggtagaagaagcaataggagaGAGACTAGGTGCTTTGACTCATTAATAAGTCggagaaaaggggccttggggacaggttcagggggtttgccTAGGACCAGCTGCTAGGGCTCATtgctccctggttgcaagtctagTGTGGTCTCTTAGAATTTAGGGGATGCTtacctgtgggggaagggaaagacGCCGGCATGCTCCTGGCAGGGAGAGCGCTCCCCGTTTATCTGAGGTCTTGTGAACTGGGGATGTTTCTTCAGTGATGGGGAAATAGTGCAATGGTACAATCTGCCTTTCTCTCTTGAATCTATTGGCACTGAcccttttatttataaactaagatgttataaaaatataaaggctCTATCCTAAAATGGATTATGGGATCAGAGTTTTGGACTCCACCTTCCCAGTATTCCTGTCCCTACAGTCACTGCAAGCAATCTGAATTCTAGTAGGCAATACTAGTCATTTCtacatttttgtatgtgccccACTTATTTCTGCAGCCAAACATTCTCAAGCTTCCAAAAGACCTTTGGCTGTATTGACTTAAGTTCAACTCAACCCCACTTTTCCCATTAAAATTGCTTCTGTTTGCTCCTGTTTTAGCTTCCTTTTGTCCGTGGGATTCATCTCCTTATTGTCTGAGATCTTAACAAAGGCCCAGGGAGTGTTCATTTGGGCCTTTGGGCTCACGCTCCTGGTCATAGGAAGAGAAACACCTCtctctaacacagcggttctcaacctgtgggtcccgacccctttgggggtcaaacgaccctttcacaggggtcgcctaagaccatgggaaaacatatataattacatattgtttttgtgattaatcactatactttaattatggtcaatttgtaacaatgcaattgggggtcaccacaacatgaggaactgtattaaagggtcatggcattaggaaggttgagaaccactgctctaacaaaACCTTCTCATCCTCACAGATCTCTGACTTCCCTCTGCTCCTTGCACTTTCCAGGGTCCATTCTTATGATTCTCAATGGAGAATGAAAACATAGATTCATAATGAAAACCAGCCCCCATCGGCCACTGATTCTCAAAAGACGGAGGCTGCCCTTACCTGTTCAAAATGCCCCAGGTGAAACACCAGAGGAGGAGCCTAAACGGCCCCCTGTCCAACAAGAGCCTGGTCAAGCACAGGCCTCCAATGAGGTGGCAGAGTCCACCTCTTGCAAGTTTCCGGTTGGGATCAAGATTATTAACCACCCCACTATGCCCAACACCCAAGTGGTGGCCATCCCCAACAATGCCAATATCCAGAGCATCATCACAGCATTGACCGCCAAAGGAAAGGAGAGTGGCAGCAATGGGCCCAACAAATTCATCCTCATTAGCTGTGGGGGAGCCCCCACTCACCCTCCAGAACCCCAGCCTCAAGCCCAAACCAGCAATGATACCAAGAGAGCAGAAGAGATCACCAAGACCCCGGGACCAAAACCTGCAGCTACGGATGGGAATCTTCCTAGACTACCTGGAGCCCTTCTCGGGCAGAGATGGGAGAACTGTGGTATGTGGTCTGCAAGGCAAAGGGGTGAGGAGCTCAGCCTTTCCCTTTCGGTGGCAAGGACTGCAGTCAGTCATGTTGATGCCTACAACAGGTAGCATGTAGCCTGACCCGGGGAAAGTCATTCTGAAACCTTCACCCAGATCCTTTGGGCACTGTCCAAAGGGTTGTAATTATCATTTAGCACTTCTAATTGCCTTCTTTATATTGGAAAAGggtttctttattgtttttgtttctctctcccattgactGTATAAAGAAGTAGGGATCTTTATCTATCTtaataaaggagaaaactgaagcaTGAGGAGGAAAAGTGGTTTTCTCTGTGCAGATACTTATAAACTCTTTTATAAGGTTGCCTTGACTGATCTCTAAGAGTCAGTGTGGCCCAGATTGAAATGCAACTTGAAACTGTGCTCCTGAATTTCTCCTGAGATCCATAATGGGGTGGAGTTCCTGAGTGCCACAGTAGATTCAGCATGTATTCATTCCCTTGACCCTAAGGATAGAGCTCTTGGAGAGGTGATCCCTAACCACCAATTTTGATGGACCTGCTGGGCATCAGATAAGGCAGCTAAGTGACATCTTGAATTATTTCCCCTCTAGCTGGCAGTGAGGCAGCAGGCTGCACTCTTAACACCAGCTTGACCAACATCCAGTGGCTTGGAAAGATGAGTTCTGATGGCCTGGGCTCCTGCAGCATCAAGCAAGagatggaaggaaaggaaaatcagCACTTGGAGCCGAGTCAGGTTAAGGTGAACTGTCACTCACTAGGGACATGAGAGCCATGCAGGGAACTTCTAAGAAGGGAAATGGACCAAGTGGCCAATGCAGCAGAATTTCCAAGTTCTGGTATTAGCGTTCATTTAGTGCAATTCTGTTTAACCTTTGAGCTACCTTTCTGCTTGGGATCTTTCTCCCCATCTGCAAAATTTCCTTGAGGGCAGATTCCTCTGGCTCAGCGTATTCTGTCAGCACTGAGTTTAGTACTCCGCCCTAAGGTATTCAGGAAATGATAAAAAGGTCTTAGTTTGGAAAGCCAAACTTGAAAGAAACAACCCGATGGTATGAAAGAAATATAATTCTTAACCAGATAGTTTTCTTATATATTACTAGAAAATAAAGTAAGTTAgatgttaattttaaatatttccccaGCAATCAAAATTGATTTGACCTAATTGTGTGGCTGGGGTTGTTTTTCACAGTTGCCACACACCTGGATTCTGTTGTATATCCCTTTTAATCATTCATGCCACaagctttaaaagtaaaaagttgCATGGATATATACATAAGTAAAAATTGAGCTGTTCACTTATAACTTGTATACTTGATGAagttatttatataaacatatcaaataaatataaacttacaaatataataaaattcaatattttttaaagcttaatattttgaaatgtgaATGATCAGATCCTTGCCTAAGACTTAGTCAAATTTACACTTTGTAGACATTTTTCTGTTCTGTACTCAGAAATATTTCTCTCACACAAACATTGAAAGGAGATGGGTTTATTCACATCAGGAGAAGGAATTAGAGTAAGACCTAGGTCTCATGGGCCCCAGGTCTGAAAAATGGGtgtggtggttgttgtttttttaatttatttagagagagagagaaacatcgatttgttgtccacttatttatgcattcattgattgcttcttgtatgtgccctgaccagcgattgaacctgcaaccttggcatattggaacgatgctctaaccaactgagctacccagccaaggctccatatgggtgtgattttgtataaaattaaagttttatgaATCATAACATATACCCAAACTTTCCTGGGAGATTTCAACTACCAAAAACTGGACACTTATTATTGGGAGATATCTTcaacaaaattaacaaagacAGAGAAGTGGTTCTACATTGTTGGACTGGATTGGATCATCTCTAAGATCCTTTCTAATTCTAAACTTTTATTCTATGGAATAAGTGGTCTGGGATGAGTTTGTTCCTAGTGTGATTTTTGTGGGATAAGAGGTTTTTCTAGGGAATGTTATTCAaggggggctggaggaggtcTTGTGAACTCTTCCATGtcattcccttttctctctccctctggttTCTCATAACCCTcaggttgaggagctcccaggAGGATCAACATCCTGGCAGGACTCTGTGTCTGAGCGGCCGCCGTACTCTTACATGGCCATGATACAATTCGCCATCAACAGTACCGAGAGGAAGCGCATGACCTTGAAAGACATCTACACGTGGATCGAGGACCACTTCCCCTATTTTAAGCATATGGCAAAGCCAGGCTGGAAGGTACTGTGTTCCATAACATCCCACATGGAGGTCACTCTGGTCCGACAGTTTGTCTACACAGATGTCCAACACTTGATGTCTGGTGCTCTGAGAGAATATTAAAGGATGCTAGAACTATAACCAGTTGTATCTTTTGGATTATGACTTGATCCTGCTGAATCCAGCCAAAATCATCAATAAGAACTCTGCAGCCACTTTACCTGTCACTACCTAAGGTTTACCAGGACTCTTCCATGTAGCACTGAGCCCAGTTTTGTGCTACATTGAACAGCAGCTGGAGTGACTAAGTAGCTTTCtgaaaagatcttttaaaaacaatgctaTCTGTGAGGCTCATGATTCACCTCTAATGTCACATAATATTTCTAGAAGGCAgggattttctttcattttattcatgGGAAAACAGATGTCTGGGAGTCACTAGGTCACACTACATTGCCAGAGCCACAACTCAGGTCCTTTGACATACTCAGCTTCAAGCCaacgtttttttgttttgttctccccACAATAGAACTTTTAACTTCACATTCTTACCTCAACTAAATTTCCAAGTTTATTATTtcgttcttttttaaaaaaatatatttttattgatttcagagagaaagggagaaggagagatagaaacattgatgatgagagagaatcattgattggctgcctcctacatgccccctactaggatcaagcccgcaacctgggcatgtgctcttgactgtaatcgaacctgggaccctttagtctgcaggccaacgtgctatccactgagccaaaccagctaggtcccaAGTTTCTTATTTCTTTACTCTCCTAAATTGTTATTGATTATTGCTTCAAAGTCTCATTCCTCTTTTCTAGCTCTTGACAGCTATCCAGGTCTTTTCTTTAACACAAACCTAAGAAATGGTACCGCCTTTATCCCCGTAGGATAGATGGGTTTATGGCTGAGATGGATGGCTCTGCAGTGTGGAGGTAGGGATAGAATTGGACACTCGACAAAGCCTGTGCTGGGTACAGTGGATGAGGCCTGAGGCTCATATCCCCTTAGGAAACATCAAGGGTGATGTTTCTGTATCTAAAATAGCTGGTAACCGGTTGTCTCTTCTTTCAGAATTCCATTCGCCATAACCTTTCTCTTCATGACATGTTTGTTCGAGAGACGTCTGCCAATGGCAAGGTCTCCTTCTGGACCATTCACCCCAGTGCCAATCGTTACTTGACCTTGGACCAGGTGTTTAAGGTGAGTGTCCTGGTTTCTTCTAAATGGGGCCAGAGTTGGAGGTTGTAATATCCATCTCAAAAAGAAACCAGTGGTCCTTGTCATGATCTTATCTGATCTGGGGAGAGTTAGATGCCAGCTGGCCCATAGGTGATTTGCATAAAACTCAATGAATTAAGTACAGTTGACAAATACCAAAGACCCACTTTAGTACTAGACCAGGCCATAGAGAGGACTACTTGGATCCAAATAAGAGGACTTCCCAGAATAGCATTTCCCTAACTGCCCTGTGGATAAGAACTGCCTGGGATACTTATTAAAAAACAGCTGCCCATCCTAGcacgtttggctcagtggatagagcatgggcctgcagactgaagggtcccaggttcgattcctgtcaagggcacatgccctggttgtgtgcttgatccccagtagggggtgtgcaggaggcagccaatcaatgattccctctcatcattgatgtttctatgtctctctccctctcccttcctctctgaaatcaataaaaatttattttaaaaaaacccacacaacttCCCAAGCCCCTTTCTTGGGGCTTCTGATTCAATGGGTCTAGGATGGGCCCAGAAATACGTTTTTTTAACAAGCTTCTCAGGTGATTCTTGCAGAAAAAGTCTAAGAAACCttgttttttaaaagcccttCTTTAGGCTAGAGACCAGAAACCGAGCCAACTGAACAACTCTTTAGAAGTGATTGTTTTGGGATTTCAGAGTGCCCATAACCATTCTGTTGGGAGGGACAGTTGACGAGGGTGGCCCTCAGCATCAGGCAGGAATAGGTGTTTTTCCCAATGTGGTCAGATTGATTGACCATGCTGGTGGTAacttcatctcatttctctcccacaaTGCCTGCCCACCACAGCCACTGGACCCAGGGTCTCCACAATCACCCGAGCACTTGGAATCAGTAAGATTCTTTCCCTCTGGCTCGGGGTTTGGCCTTATTTTCCTTTCACGGCTTAGCATGGCTTTAGCGGACAGGGACAAGACTGCCAGCCCTAAGTACAGAGCACCGAGCTTCTGGAGTGAGGAAATGTGTGACTGTCACCTCATCTCCCCAGAGGAGGGCCCACTTCTCCTTCCCCTCACATGGGCGATCATGAAGGTGCACTGAGCAGAGCGGGCGTGGCAGGAGGACATGCCATGGGCTTGGTGCAAGATAGCAACCACAGTGCATGGCATAGGACTGGCAGGAAGCAATGTTTTCTCTCACTTTCGTCCTGGCTTTTCTTTGTCACTCTTAGAACTACATGCCTTAGCATCCCCTGGGGGTGGTGAGGACATGGATGAGGTGCTAGGACCTGTCACCATAAACCTGTGTGCTGCCCACCTTTCCCACTAACCAGGCTTGGTGGCATTGCTCACCTGCATCCTCCCAGAGCAGCTTTGGTTTCTGGGCTGTTGATTAGCTCAGTGCATAGTACGAGAGCAGCTGGTGGgttctcccgcctcctcccctgccttattaacccaggtttctctctcttcctatcgcCACACACAGCAGCAGAAACGACCCAATCCTGAGCTCCGCCGGAATGTGACCATCAAAACTTCACTCCCACTGGGCGCACGTTAGTATGGGAGAGTGGGCCTCAGACCTAATCCTTGTTCTGGGGACATATTTTTAGGGGATCTGACTCTGGGATTCTGTGCCTGGCTCAAAGGGATCTGTGCCTAGCTCAAAGGGATCTGAGCACAGCTCCTGGGATTGAGAAGGGTGTGTCTCTGGACCCATACCCCTTATCTCTCCTATTTCCTCCTAGGGCGGAAGATGAAGCCATTGCTACCCCGGGTCAGCTCATACCTGGTACCCATTCGGTTCCCAGTGAACCAGCCACTGGTGTTACAGCCCTCGGTAAAGGTGCCATTGCCCCTGGCAGCTTCACTCATGAGCTCAGAGCTTGCCCGCCACAGCAAACGAGTCCGTATTGCccccaaggtgagtggcttcTGTTTTCCTCTGAGGATTATGTGCATTGGACCTACATTTGCAACTGCACTCTACTGAGTGTTCCTTGAATAGCTTATAAATTAAGTTGGGTAGGTAAAACAATGGAAAATTTAATAACATAGGAATTTGACTACAATGTAAGTGTTGTCAGAAGGCCCAAAATACCTGATGAGTGTGTAAGAATTGGGACAAGGTTGTTATgatacactagtggcccagtgcacaaattcatgcacattgaaaggaaattaactagaagaaatattttaatatcgctattcgccctttctctgtaatagaagtgtcaaccaaattcgcGATCAACGACAGATGGAAGCACGTGCATGCAATttgcgccagcaagagctttttatgtatcacacatgcacgagttaacttagccttttatagatagagaacaaacttgcttaattagatctgctttctgatttagctaaactttttccagcccagtgaagcaccccaacttctctttcaggtaattgtcagcaacagagcagtaaatatcaacacaaagcagattattattgtagatcacacagggagaacaaagggtaaaatatttagctgcagcagtgtttgactatattctgtgcagtgagaaaacctcaagtcattttcaagttccaccatttcttacttttttttagtCGGGTCaggtttctaagctttctaaatctccattttctggctaattaaaagaaaagaggattctaccaagtctcctatctacctactccaggacttatctgaggatcaaatgagatgaggcacgggaaaacgcttcacagatatttggttacagtgtaaagtgtttccatcTGGCTATAAGCAAGTGgtattcctgggctgaagaaactgcaaggaggctagtcgtcactagggagaggaagccaggtgttgctacttgatgtcattacccagacaAGGgaaagacacttagcatattagccttttatatagatcagttgttctcaaccttggctgcacatgagaatcacctgggaatctttttaaaatcctgatttctgggcctcatcctctggaaattctgtttctttgttatgggtggggccacaacattactaacaaacaaaattttcagaggatgaggcacagaaattaggattttaaaaatattcccaggtgattctcatgtgcagccaaggttgagaaccactgatatggatagatagatgggcTGGGTGGTTAAAGAagaattttcaaattttcaaaaaagaaagatcttttttcattaaaaaaattatgtttttattgatttcatagagagaggaaaggagagggaaagagagtcagaaacatcaatgatgagacagaatcatcaattggctacctcctgcaagctcccactggggatcgagcctacaacccaggcatgtgccctgaccaggaattgaactgtgacctcctggttcatgggtcgacactcaaccactgagccacactagttgGGCAAAAGAAGTAGATCTTAGAAGTGGATTTGGGTAAACAGATAAGAGTGGAGAGAGTATAGAGGCAGGGAATGCCAGTTTGTACCCAGTAACAGTGGAGTAAACTGGTCCGTCTAGctcagggtttctcagcctccataCTATTGGCATTGAgagctggataattctttgctgggggtgggggtagggtgctgtcctgtgcactgaaggacgTTTAGTGGCATCACCTGGTCTCTCCCCACTAGGTGCCAGGAGCATCATCCCCCTACCAACcatgtgaaaattaaaatgtccCCAGACATTACCAAATGGCCCCTGGTTGATAAGCATCATTGGTCTAGTTTGAGAGGAGCGTAAGTTAAGACCATATTTTGATGGGCAACCAAGTCTGGACCTAACCCTCCAGAAAAGTTTTTGTGAGCAGAAGCTCATCTGTAACAAAGTAGGGAAAAGGCTCCACCCCCTTCACTGAGATGGAAACAGAATGGGCTCTGGAGTTTAGAGACTTGggttgcttttaaaattatttaaaatatatgtataaaatgataCGTAGCACCATACATAATTTTACATATGTACTTTATTATGATTATAGCAtgtatattgtttttgttttaatgaagtctttttccctttttcttctttttgcttaccctctcccaccttcacccATATCACCCCTGCTCCTCAAATAACCGATGACAATTTACTCTGCTTTCTtccatatttttatctatttttagtaTAATAGACATACATATATAGTCATagccattttttattgttgacagtattacaatgTCCTCCACTTTTCCCCCTGTAGTTCCCCTCCACATAGCGCTCCCCTagccattttatttacttaattatttttcaaaatatatttttattgatttcagagaagggagagagagatagaaacatcaatgatgagagagaatcattgatcggctccctcctgcatgcccccactggggatcaagcccacaactcaggcatgtgccctgaccaggaatcgaaccgtgacctcctggttcatagcttgatgctcaaccactgagacacaccagccaggatcCCCCTAGCCAttttacatatacacacacagcacATGGAACATTGAAATGGGATTATATTACAAGTCACCTGGCACAGCTCtatttcattgtctttttttgttattgttgttaatccttacctaggatatttttccattgatttttagagagagtggaagggagagggagagacagaaagaaatatcaatgtgatcgagacacagtgattggttgcctcctgcatgcaccctaaccagggctggggaacctgcaccgaggtatatgcctttgactggaatcataATTCATTGTTTTTTAATGGTCACATAATATTCCCTGGTGTGGCTATGTCATAATTTTTCAAACCATTCCACTCTTATGGGCTATAAcattttgtttctaatatttttctcctaTGAACAGCATTGCAATAAATAtctttgcaagtattttcttacTAGTGCTTTTATTTCTATGGAATAGGGTCCCAGACATGAGATTGCTAAGTAAAgaggtattttaaattttattaaatattgctAGATTGCTTTTCACATTTCTACTAGCAATATATGACAAGACCTATGTCTTTGCTAGCAATTGGCAttattaatctttttaatatttgccCATCTAATGTACATGAAATTATTTCATCTTTCTTTGCTTATTAGTAAGTGTGAGCACCTTCTTGTTATGTTTATTCACTTGGGATTATTCACTGTGAGATGCTTATTTATGGATGTTGCCTATTTTTTATAGGGTTCTGTTAATAATTTGTGctaattcattttattaaaatattaacctTCTGTCTTTTAggctgaagattttttttttacttccgtTGTTTGTTTCTTAACTGG from Myotis daubentonii chromosome 2, mMyoDau2.1, whole genome shotgun sequence includes the following:
- the FOXM1 gene encoding forkhead box protein M1 isoform X5, whose translation is MKTSPHRPLILKRRRLPLPVQNAPGETPEEEPKRPPVQQEPGQAQASNEVAESTSCKFPVGIKIINHPTMPNTQVVAIPNNANIQSIITALTAKGKESGSNGPNKFILISCGGAPTHPPEPQPQAQTSNDTKRAEEITKTPGPKPAATDGNLPRLPGALLGQRWENCAGSEAAGCTLNTSLTNIQWLGKMSSDGLGSCSIKQEMEGKENQHLEPSQVKVEELPGGSTSWQDSVSERPPYSYMAMIQFAINSTERKRMTLKDIYTWIEDHFPYFKHMAKPGWKNSIRHNLSLHDMFVRETSANGKVSFWTIHPSANRYLTLDQVFKQQKRPNPELRRNVTIKTSLPLGARRKMKPLLPRVSSYLVPIRFPVNQPLVLQPSVKVPLPLAASLMSSELARHSKRVRIAPKLLGFQSWLRRSPSDCTCSLLDSLSGFVPLADEGVAPLPTAGPVKEEKFLLGEGLSPLLPVQPIKEEEIQPGEEMPHLGRPIKVESPPLIEWPSPCPSVKEELSQSWEEDSPHSPTPKSKKSYSGLRSPTRCVSEMLVIKRREGREMSRSRRKQHLLPPCVDEPELLFSEAPGTSKPATELTLPSEPSVPASQLGYSQEEGGPFKTPIKETLPVSSTPSKSVLPLSPESWRLTPPAKIGGLDFSPVRTPEGAFGPLPDSLGLTDFSTTPLKSIPLFDSPQELLNSEPFDLNSDPFSSCSPSEMEVPKPDYPMVGEPQVASLPANRSLTEGLVLDTMNDSLSKILLDISFPGLEEDLLGPDNINWAQLLPELR